Proteins from a genomic interval of Zingiber officinale cultivar Zhangliang chromosome 2A, Zo_v1.1, whole genome shotgun sequence:
- the LOC122041340 gene encoding uncharacterized protein LOC122041340 translates to MNHCAMPQQNAFPAREEIRAPFAERRPPVFCPKPRRLSQFATAVADPLRTLRRHSNYQIDFSDSKAGADLLDIFLRKGEDQTQVTSSPPFFCGSPPSRAANPVIHDARFGEDRPPPPALFPPSPLTQPNPPMSPKQGRVHAKFGLVPAAVRVEGFDCLNRRRRSHSSITAVA, encoded by the exons ATGAATCACTGCGCGATGCCGCAACAGAACGCCTTCCCCGCCCGCGAAGAGATCCGAGCTCCCTTCGCCGAGCGGAGGCCGCCGGTCTTCTGCCCCAAGCCGCGGCGGCTAAGCCAGTTCGCTACTGCCGTTGCCGATCCGCTCCGGACCCTTCGACGTCATTCGAA TTACCAAATCGACTTCTCTGATTCGAAGGCCGGGGCAGATCTCCTCGACATATTTCTCAGAAAG GGCGAAGACCAGACGCAAGTAACTTCCTCGCCGCCCTTCTTCTGCGGCTCGCCGCCGAGCCGTGCGGCGAACCCAGTGATTCACGACGCTCGCTTCGGCGAGGATCGCCCACCGCCACCGGCGCTCTTCCCCCCTTCCCCACTAACCCAACCCAACCCACCGATGTCCCCCAAGCAAGGTCGTGTCCACGCAAAGTTCGGCCTGGTCCCGGCCGCCGTCCGCGTCGAGGGTTTTGACTGCCTCAACCGCCGCCGCCGGAGCCACAGCAGCATCACTGCCGTTGCATga